In Brachyhypopomus gauderio isolate BG-103 unplaced genomic scaffold, BGAUD_0.2 sc72, whole genome shotgun sequence, one genomic interval encodes:
- the LOC143491197 gene encoding uncharacterized protein LOC143491197, with protein MKQEESFHLRSNKLISSQKLRMSEATKKENKGVTFAAWSSETKQRYLISVAPNVFSSIIGLCNINFSHFIPVSRNHQYSPSTRQLNQYGSRNHQYSPSTRQLNQYGSRNHQYSPSTRQLHQYGSRKPLQDQPRKHLNFRGSEMPQFVNKIVQVLELGLIGGADIKDTVWRILKQAIKNNLAKTVNWRGVNGKTGFQSLELKSVVIEAVRRNPLCANATDIEVEKVIKRWFHLAGDREGGRKRRKQIAEDMESNKSGKNM; from the exons ATGAAGCAAGAAGAAAGCTTCCACTTGCGGAGCAACAAACTGATCTCCAGTCAGAAGCTGAGGATGAGTGAAGCCaccaaaaaggaaaataaa GGAGTTACATTCGCAGCCTGGTCCTCAGAGACAAAGCAACGGTACCTCATCTCTGTTGCACCAAATGTCTTCAGCTCAATCATTGGGCTGTGCAACATCAACTTCAGCCACTTCATTCCTGTCAGCAGGAACCACCAATACAGTCCCAGCACCAGGCAGCTCAATCAGTATGGCAGCAGGAACCACCAATACAGTCCCAGCACCAGGCAGCTCAACCAGTATGGCAGCAGGAACCACCAATACAGTCCCAGCACCAGGCAGCTCCATCAGTATGGCAGCAGGAAGCCACTCCAGGATCAGCCAAGGAAACACTTAAACTTCAGAGGTTCAGAAATGCCTCAATTTGTGAACAAAATTGTGCAA GTGCTTGAACTGGGGCTAATTGGTGGTGCTGATATCAAGGACACTGTGTGGAGAATTTTGAAACAGgccattaaaaataatttagctAAAACTGTTAACTGGCGAGGGGTGAATGGAAAGACAGGCTTTCAAAGCTTGGAGCTGAAGAGTGTTGTAATTG AAGCTGTAAGAAGAAACCCACTGTGTGCCAATGCCACTGACATAGAGGTTGAAAAAGTAATAAAAAGATGGTTTCATCTTGCTGGTGATCGGGAGGgtgggagaaagaggaggaaacAAATAGCCGAAGACATGGAGAGCAATAAATCAGGAAAAAACATGTAA